A genomic segment from Salmo trutta chromosome 38, fSalTru1.1, whole genome shotgun sequence encodes:
- the LOC115177955 gene encoding ribonuclease H2 subunit A — protein sequence MDLSEFEADNSVSCRLASAIPDVCKTEDCCLGIDEAGRGPVLGPMVYGICFCPVAKKEDLKDLKVADSKTLTEAQREDLFRKLDEAKSFVGWALQVLSPNTISTSMLQRSKYNLNALSHDAAIGLVQFALDSGVQLKEVFVDTVGPAEKYQEKLSQRFPGVEVTVRPKADSLFPIVSAASICAKVARDHSVKDWNFPEDLGEVDADYGSGYPNDPKTKAWLLKELDPVFGYPQFVRFSWSTTQTLLDSKAVTVHWDDDEEDGEKAAARQNNTSMLSYFKAGSKTSAQQSNTHQTHRFFTERRLQSLATL from the exons ATGGATCTCAGTGAGTTTGAAGCAGACAACTCGGTGAGCTGTCGCCTGGCTTCAGCAATACCCGACGTCTGCAAGACAGAAGACTGCTGTTTGGGTATCGATGAAGCCGGCAGGGGGCCTGTACTGG GACCCATGGTCTACGGAATATGTTTCTGTCCCGTCGCCAAAAAGGAAGATCTGAAGGACTTAAAAGTGGCAG ACTCGAAGACATTgacagaggcacagagagaggatCTATTCCGCAAGCTGGACGAGGCCAAGAGCTTTGTAGGCTGGGCTCTTCAGGTTCTCTCACCCAACACTATCTCTACCAGCATGCTGCAGAG GTCAAAATACAACCTGAATGCTCTCTCTCATGACGCAGCCATTGGCCTGGTACAGTTCGCCCTGGACAGTGGAGTACAGCTCAAAGAG GTGTTTGTGGACACGGTGGGTCCTGCAGAGAAGTACCAGGAGAAGCTGTCCCAGCGGTTCCCCGGGGTGGAAGTGACCGTACGACCCAAAGCCGACTCCCTCTTCCCCATAGTCAGTGCTGCCAGTATCTGTGCCAAG GTGGCCAGGGACCATTCAGTAAAAGACTGGAACTTTCCAGAAGACCTAGGAGAGGTGGATGCAGACTACGGCTCCGGCTACCCCAACG ACCCGAAGACGAAGGCGTGGCTGTTGAAAGAGCTTGACCCGGTGTTTGGCTACCCTCAGTTTGTCAGGTTCAGCTGGAGCACCACACAGACCCTGCTGGACAGCAAGGCTGTCACCGTACACTG ggatgatgatgaggaggatggggagaAGGCTGCAGCCCGTCAGAACAACACCTCCATGCTCTCCTACTTCAAGGCAGGCTCCAAGACCTCCGCCCAGCAGAgcaacacacaccagacacaccgCTTCTTCACAGAGAGGAGACTGCAGAGCCTGGCCACACTCTGA